Proteins encoded within one genomic window of Citrobacter amalonaticus Y19:
- the yecR gene encoding YecR family lipoprotein, whose protein sequence is MKTLSIALTLILLTGCTINRQAQVSDVSATTGVVRLNYDQAILQNAHTDSYFAQSTATRACQQLGYASAQSFGQPVSTCSVYAGSLCMNTKITLSWQCQGVAISPTTTHYY, encoded by the coding sequence ATGAAGACTCTTTCTATTGCCCTCACACTGATACTCCTGACGGGATGTACGATCAACAGACAAGCGCAGGTGAGTGATGTCAGCGCGACAACCGGCGTGGTACGGTTGAACTACGATCAGGCAATATTGCAAAACGCCCATACCGATAGCTATTTCGCCCAGAGCACCGCCACGCGTGCGTGTCAGCAATTAGGCTATGCCAGCGCCCAGTCTTTCGGTCAGCCTGTCAGCACCTGTAGCGTTTATGCCGGATCGCTGTGCATGAACACCAAAATCACACTTTCCTGGCAGTGTCAGGGCGTCGCCATTTCACCTACGACGACGCATTATTATTAA
- the ftnA gene encoding non-heme ferritin, giving the protein MLKTEMIDKLNEQMNLELYSSLLYQQMSAWCSYHSFEGAAAFLRRHAQEEMTHMQRLFDYLTDTGSLPRINTVSSPFAEYASLDELFRVTYEHEQLITKKINELAHAAMTSQDYPTFNFLQWYVAEQHEEEKLFKSVIDKLTLAGKSGEGLYFIDKELSTLDTAN; this is encoded by the coding sequence ATGCTGAAAACAGAAATGATCGACAAACTGAATGAGCAAATGAACCTGGAATTATATTCCTCCCTGCTCTATCAGCAGATGAGTGCCTGGTGCAGCTACCACAGCTTTGAAGGGGCCGCCGCGTTTCTGCGTCGTCACGCGCAGGAAGAGATGACCCACATGCAGCGCCTGTTCGACTATCTGACCGATACCGGCAGCCTGCCACGCATTAATACCGTGTCATCGCCTTTTGCTGAATATGCATCGCTGGATGAATTATTCCGTGTGACCTACGAACACGAACAGTTGATCACCAAAAAAATTAACGAACTGGCGCATGCCGCGATGACCAGCCAGGATTATCCGACCTTTAATTTCCTGCAATGGTATGTTGCCGAACAGCATGAAGAAGAGAAATTGTTTAAATCGGTGATTGATAAATTAACGCTGGCCGGGAAAAGTGGCGAAGGTTTGTATTTCATTGATAAAGAGCTGTCGACGCTCGACACCGCAAATTAA
- a CDS encoding YecH family metal-binding protein — MDSVHGHEVLNMMIESGEHYSTASLEAAIKTRFGETARFHTCSASDMTAGELVAFLAAKGKFIARDDGFSTHESKICRH; from the coding sequence ATGGATTCTGTTCACGGTCACGAAGTGTTGAATATGATGATTGAATCAGGCGAGCACTATTCTACGGCGAGCCTGGAAGCCGCGATTAAGACCCGGTTTGGTGAAACGGCGCGTTTTCATACTTGCTCAGCGTCGGACATGACGGCGGGTGAACTGGTGGCATTTCTGGCGGCGAAAGGGAAGTTTATTGCTCGGGATGACGGTTTCTCTACGCACGAAAGTAAGATCTGCCGTCATTAA
- the tyrP gene encoding tyrosine transporter TyrP codes for MLAMPLAAAGVGFGVTFALLIGLWALMCYTALLLLEVYQHVPADTGLGTLAKRYLGRYGQWVTGFSMMFLMYALTAAYISGAGELLASSISDWTGAQMSPTTGVLLFTFVAGGVVCVGTSLVDLFNRFLFSAKIIFLVVMLALLMPHIHKVNLLTLPLEQGLALSAIPVIFTSFGFHGSVPSIVSYMEGNIRKLRWVFITGSAIPLVAYIFWQLATLGSIDSTTFMGLLANHAGLNGLLQALREVVASPHVELAVHLFADLALATSFLGVALGLFDYLADLFQRRNTVPGRMQTGAITFLPPLAFALFYPRGFVMALGYAGVALAVLALIIPSLLAWQSRKQDPQAGYRVRGGRPALALVFMCGIVVIGVQFLIAAGRLPEVG; via the coding sequence ATGTTGGCGATGCCTCTGGCTGCTGCCGGGGTCGGTTTTGGCGTCACTTTTGCGTTATTGATTGGGCTGTGGGCGCTGATGTGCTACACCGCGCTGTTGCTGCTTGAAGTATATCAGCACGTCCCCGCAGACACTGGACTTGGCACGCTGGCAAAACGCTACCTGGGACGCTACGGTCAGTGGGTAACCGGCTTCAGTATGATGTTCCTGATGTACGCGCTGACGGCTGCCTATATCAGCGGCGCGGGGGAGTTGCTTGCCTCCAGTATCAGCGACTGGACCGGGGCACAGATGTCGCCCACAACAGGCGTCCTGCTGTTCACCTTTGTTGCCGGCGGCGTCGTCTGTGTGGGCACCTCACTGGTCGATCTGTTTAACCGTTTTCTGTTCAGCGCCAAAATCATCTTCCTGGTCGTGATGCTGGCGCTGTTGATGCCGCACATTCATAAAGTCAATCTCCTGACCCTGCCGCTTGAGCAGGGGCTGGCGCTTTCGGCTATCCCGGTTATCTTTACCTCTTTTGGCTTTCACGGCAGCGTTCCCAGTATTGTGAGCTATATGGAAGGTAACATTCGCAAACTGCGATGGGTATTTATCACCGGCAGTGCGATTCCGTTAGTGGCCTACATTTTCTGGCAACTGGCGACGCTCGGCAGCATCGACTCCACGACGTTTATGGGTCTGCTGGCAAATCATGCCGGGCTGAATGGTTTGCTACAGGCGCTGCGGGAAGTTGTTGCCTCGCCGCACGTTGAGCTGGCGGTGCACCTTTTTGCTGACTTAGCGCTGGCGACCTCCTTCCTCGGCGTTGCCCTGGGGCTGTTCGATTATCTGGCCGATCTGTTTCAGCGCCGCAATACGGTGCCTGGCCGGATGCAAACGGGCGCGATTACCTTTCTGCCGCCGCTGGCCTTCGCCCTCTTCTATCCGCGTGGTTTTGTGATGGCGCTGGGCTATGCCGGCGTCGCACTGGCGGTGCTGGCGCTGATCATCCCTTCACTGCTGGCATGGCAGAGTCGCAAACAGGATCCACAGGC